One genomic region from Salvelinus sp. IW2-2015 unplaced genomic scaffold, ASM291031v2 Un_scaffold5144, whole genome shotgun sequence encodes:
- the LOC112078006 gene encoding retinol dehydrogenase 12: MWDEVDPSAPVKYGAVIAVTVICVVLLRKWIAGGVCQSSVQLRGKTVLVTGANTGIGKETCRDMARRGARVVMACRDLTRAASAADEIRQATGNSNIVVRHLDLASMYSVRELAKEFTASEDRLDILINNAGVMMCPKWLTEDGFETQLAVNHLGHFLLTNLLLGKLKSSAPSRVVNVSSIAHKGGKIQFDDLFFAKRPYNSLVSYRQSKLANVLFSRELARRLKGTGVTSYSLHPGVIRTELTRHVETWFPMLRAILSAPSVLLMKTPTQGAQTSIYCAVTPGLEHKSGSYFSDCAMTETAPEGRDDAVAKRLWKESARLVGYIEKD; encoded by the exons ATGTGGGATGAAGTTGATCCGTCTGCGCCGGTTAAGTATGGCGCTGTCATAGCGGTCACAGTGATCT GCGTTGTTCTGTTGAGAAAATGGATTGCTGGGGGTGTGTGTCAATCTTCAGTCCAATTACGTGGCAAGACGGTGTTGGTCACCGGTGCCAACACCGGCATTGGCAAGGAAACGTGCCGTGACATGGCACGTAGAG GGGCGCGGGTGGTGATGGCATGCCGGGACCTGACACGGGCTGCGAGCGCGGCGGACGAGATTCGTCAGGCCACGGGGAACAGCAACATCGTAGTGCGGCACCTGGACCTGGCCTCTATGTACTCTGTCAGAGAGTTGGCCAAAGAGTTCACTGCCAGTGAGGATCGCCTAGATATACTCATCAACAACGCCG GTGTGATGATGTGCCCTAAGTGGCTAACAGAGGACGGCTTCGAGACACAACTGGCTGTCAATCACCTCGGACACTTTCTGCTGACCAATCTCCTTCTGGGGAAGCTCAAGAGCTCCGCCCCTAGCCGTGTGGTCAATGTGTCTAGCATTGCACACAAAGGGG GTAAGATCCAGTTTGATGATCTCTTCTTTGCCAAGAGGCCGTACAACTCCCTGGTCAGTTACAGGCAGAGCAAGCTGGCCAACGTGCTATTCTCCAGAGAGCTGGCCAGAAGGTTGAAAG GTACGGGGGTGACGTCCTACAGCCTGCATCCCGGGGTGATCAGGACAGAGCTGACTCGCCACGTGGAGACTTGGTTCCCCATGCTGAGGGCCATCCTGTCAGCCCCCTCCGTGCTCCTCATGAAGACCCCCACCCAGGGTGCCCAGACCTCCATCTACTGTGCTGTCACCCCAGGGCTGGAGCACAAGTCTGGCAGCTACTTCAG tgACTGTGCCATGACGGAGACTGCCCCAGAGGGGAGGGATGATGCGGTGGCCAAGAGGCTTTGGAAGGAGAGTGCCCGTCTGGTGGGTTACATAGAAAAAGACTGA